One Setaria viridis chromosome 7, Setaria_viridis_v4.0, whole genome shotgun sequence genomic region harbors:
- the LOC117863239 gene encoding putative 12-oxophytodienoate reductase 11 isoform X2, with translation MGEEEETETGKKMNNDGANAAPLLTPHKMGRFHLSHRVVLAPLTRQRSYGNVPQPHAILYYQQRATRGGLLIAEATGVSDTAQGDTPGIWTKEQVESWKPIVDGVHAKGGIFFCQIWHVGRVSNSTFQPNGQAPVSSTDKPVNSVRVDKFTPPRRLETDEIPLVINDFRVAARNAIEAGFDGVEIHGAHGYLIDQFLKDQVNDRTDKYGGSLENRCRFALEIVEALVDEIGADKVGIRLSPFANYSGAADSNPEALGMYMAHALNKFGVLYCHVVEPRMVKHGGKFETPYSLGPVRDAFKGTLIVAGNYNRDDGNNAISSGYADLIAYGRLFLSNPDLPRRFEIDASLNKYNSDTFYIPDPIIGYTDYPFLSSDV, from the exons AtgggggaagaggaagagacagagacggggaagaagatgaacaacgACGGTGCTAACGCTGCTCCCCTCCTCACCCCGCACAAGATGGGCAGGTTTCATCTTTCCCACAG GGTGGTTCTTGCGCCACTAACGAGGCAGAGGTCCTACGGTAATGTTCCTCAGCCTCACGCCATACTGTATTATCAGCAGAGAGCAACTAGAGGGGGCCTTTTGATCGCTGAGGCCACTGGAGTGTCTGACACTGCTCAAGG GGATACTCCCGGCATTTGGACAAAGGAGCAAGTGGAATCATGGAAGCCAATTGTAGATGGGGTTCACGCGAAAGGAGGAATATTTTTCTGTCAGATTTGGCACGTAGGGAGGGTCTCTAATTCCA CTTTTCAGCCTAATGGGCAGGCTCCAGTTTCAAGCACTGATAAACCAGTGAATAGTGTACGTGTGGATAAGTTCACGCCTCCTAGGCGATTAGAGACTGATGAAATCCCTTTGGTCATCAATGATTTCAGGGTAGCTGCCAGAAATGCAATTGAAGCTG GATTTGATGGTGTTGAAATCCATGGAGCTCATGGTTACTTGATTGACCAGTTTTTAAAGGACCAGGTCAATGATCGCACAGACAAATATGGTGGCAGCTTAGAGAACCGTTGCCGCTTTGCACTAGAAATAGTTGAAGCCTTAGTTGATGAAATTGGGGCTGACAAGGTTGGGATAAGGCTTTCACCTTTCGCCAATTATTCAGGAGCAGCAGACTCAAACCCGGAAGCTCTAGGCATGTATATGGCACATGCACTGAACAAATTTGGTGTCCTTTACTGCCATGTGGTGGAGCCTCGGATGGTAAAACATGGTGGAAAATTTGAAACCCCATACAGTCTTGGTCCAGTGAGGGATGCTTTCAAGGGAACACTTATTGTTGCTGGCAACTACAATAGAGATGATGGAAATAATGCAATCTCCAGTGGCTATGCTGACTTGATTGCATATGGGCGCTTATTTTTGTCCAACCCTGACTTGCCCCGGAGGTTTGAAATTGATGCTAGTCTCAACAAGTACAACAGTGATACTTTCTACATCCCTGATCCAATAATCGGATATACTGACTACCCATTTCTTTCGTCAGATGTCTAA
- the LOC117863239 gene encoding putative 12-oxophytodienoate reductase 11 isoform X1 → MGEEEETETGKKMNNDGANAAPLLTPHKMGRFHLSHRVVLAPLTRQRSYGNVPQPHAILYYQQRATRGGLLIAEATGVSDTAQGYRDTPGIWTKEQVESWKPIVDGVHAKGGIFFCQIWHVGRVSNSTFQPNGQAPVSSTDKPVNSVRVDKFTPPRRLETDEIPLVINDFRVAARNAIEAGFDGVEIHGAHGYLIDQFLKDQVNDRTDKYGGSLENRCRFALEIVEALVDEIGADKVGIRLSPFANYSGAADSNPEALGMYMAHALNKFGVLYCHVVEPRMVKHGGKFETPYSLGPVRDAFKGTLIVAGNYNRDDGNNAISSGYADLIAYGRLFLSNPDLPRRFEIDASLNKYNSDTFYIPDPIIGYTDYPFLSSDV, encoded by the exons AtgggggaagaggaagagacagagacggggaagaagatgaacaacgACGGTGCTAACGCTGCTCCCCTCCTCACCCCGCACAAGATGGGCAGGTTTCATCTTTCCCACAG GGTGGTTCTTGCGCCACTAACGAGGCAGAGGTCCTACGGTAATGTTCCTCAGCCTCACGCCATACTGTATTATCAGCAGAGAGCAACTAGAGGGGGCCTTTTGATCGCTGAGGCCACTGGAGTGTCTGACACTGCTCAAGG GTACAGGGATACTCCCGGCATTTGGACAAAGGAGCAAGTGGAATCATGGAAGCCAATTGTAGATGGGGTTCACGCGAAAGGAGGAATATTTTTCTGTCAGATTTGGCACGTAGGGAGGGTCTCTAATTCCA CTTTTCAGCCTAATGGGCAGGCTCCAGTTTCAAGCACTGATAAACCAGTGAATAGTGTACGTGTGGATAAGTTCACGCCTCCTAGGCGATTAGAGACTGATGAAATCCCTTTGGTCATCAATGATTTCAGGGTAGCTGCCAGAAATGCAATTGAAGCTG GATTTGATGGTGTTGAAATCCATGGAGCTCATGGTTACTTGATTGACCAGTTTTTAAAGGACCAGGTCAATGATCGCACAGACAAATATGGTGGCAGCTTAGAGAACCGTTGCCGCTTTGCACTAGAAATAGTTGAAGCCTTAGTTGATGAAATTGGGGCTGACAAGGTTGGGATAAGGCTTTCACCTTTCGCCAATTATTCAGGAGCAGCAGACTCAAACCCGGAAGCTCTAGGCATGTATATGGCACATGCACTGAACAAATTTGGTGTCCTTTACTGCCATGTGGTGGAGCCTCGGATGGTAAAACATGGTGGAAAATTTGAAACCCCATACAGTCTTGGTCCAGTGAGGGATGCTTTCAAGGGAACACTTATTGTTGCTGGCAACTACAATAGAGATGATGGAAATAATGCAATCTCCAGTGGCTATGCTGACTTGATTGCATATGGGCGCTTATTTTTGTCCAACCCTGACTTGCCCCGGAGGTTTGAAATTGATGCTAGTCTCAACAAGTACAACAGTGATACTTTCTACATCCCTGATCCAATAATCGGATATACTGACTACCCATTTCTTTCGTCAGATGTCTAA
- the LOC117865454 gene encoding putative 12-oxophytodienoate reductase 13 isoform X1 yields the protein MESIPLLSPCETGRFRFSHRIVLAPLTRNRSYGNLPQSHAMLYYSQRATEGGLLIAEATGVSSDAQGMSLILHTPGIWTKEQVEAWKPVVDAVHAKGGIFFCQIWHVGRASDMEKEPISSTGKPVEMNEDDHMDFPIPRCLAVEEIPNVVNRFRVAARNAMDAGFDGVEIHGSHGFLLEQFMKDSVNDRTDKYGGSLQNRCRFALEVVEAVVAEVGSDRVGIRLSPYANYLGCHDSDPDALGVYMAQELNKRSILYCSAVEPEMVTVDGKMQIPHRLHEMRKAFNGMFMVGGGYDREEGNRVVADGYADMVVYGRLFLANPDLPRRFHLNAPLNRYDRSTFYTNDPVVGYTDYPFLEDCELMINEEKLQV from the exons ATGGAGTCTATACCTCTTCTGAGTCCTTGTGAAACTGGAAGGTTCAGGTTTTCGCACAG AATTGTGCTGGCACCTTTAACAAGAAACAGATCATATGGCAATCTTCCACAATCACATGCCATGCTGTACTACTCACAGAGGGCTACAGAGGGAGGTCTTCTGATTGCGGAAGCCACAGGGGTGTCATCTGATGCTCAAGGGATGAGTTTAATTCTGCACACCCCAGGGATATGGACCAAGGAGCAAGTTGAGGCCTGGAAGCCTGTTGTGGATGCCGTGCATGCGAAGGGTGGAATATTCTTCTGCCAGATTTGGCATGTAGGAAGAGCTTCTGATATGG AGAAAGAGCCCATCTCAAGCACAGGTAAGCCAGTAGAAATGAATGAAGATGACCACATGGACTTCCCCATCCCAAGATGCTTAGCTGTAGAAGAGATCCCCAATGTAGTCAATCGCTTCAGAGTTGCTGCAAGAAATGCTATGGATGCTG GTTTTGACGGGGTTGAAATCCATGGTTCGCATGGCTTCCTCCTTGAGCAATTCATGAAAGATAGCGTCAATGATCGTACTGACAAGTATGGAGGCAGCCTACAGAACCGCTGTCGCTTTGCCCTTGAGGTAGTAGAAGCCGTGGTGGCTGAGGTTGGGTCCGACCGTGTAGGGATCCGCCTCTCTCCTTATGCCAACTACCTTGGCTGCCATGACTCAGACCCAGATGCGTTGGGTGTCTACATGGCTCAGGAACTGAACAAACGTAGCATCCTGTACTGCAGTGCAGTGGAACCTGAGATGGTCACGGTGGATGGCAAGATGCAAATCCCACACAGGTTGCATGAAATGAGGAAGGCCTTCAATGGAATGTTTATGGTTGGTGGAGGGTATGACAGGGAGGAGGGGAACAGAGTTGTGGCTGATGGATACGCTGACATGGTCGTATATGGTCGCTTGTTCTTGGCGAATCCTGACCTGCCAAGGCGATTCCATCTGAATGCTCCTCTGAATAGGTACGACCGATCAACATTCTATACCAATGATCCTGTTGTTGGCTACACGGATTACCCGTTTCTTGAGGACTGTGAATTGATGATAAATGAAGAAAAGTTACAGGTTTGA
- the LOC117865454 gene encoding putative 12-oxophytodienoate reductase 13 isoform X2, producing the protein MESIPLLSPCETGRFRFSHRIVLAPLTRNRSYGNLPQSHAMLYYSQRATEGGLLIAEATGVSSDAQGMSLILHTPGIWTKEQVEAWKPVVDAVHAKGGIFFCQIWHVGRASDMGFDGVEIHGSHGFLLEQFMKDSVNDRTDKYGGSLQNRCRFALEVVEAVVAEVGSDRVGIRLSPYANYLGCHDSDPDALGVYMAQELNKRSILYCSAVEPEMVTVDGKMQIPHRLHEMRKAFNGMFMVGGGYDREEGNRVVADGYADMVVYGRLFLANPDLPRRFHLNAPLNRYDRSTFYTNDPVVGYTDYPFLEDCELMINEEKLQV; encoded by the exons ATGGAGTCTATACCTCTTCTGAGTCCTTGTGAAACTGGAAGGTTCAGGTTTTCGCACAG AATTGTGCTGGCACCTTTAACAAGAAACAGATCATATGGCAATCTTCCACAATCACATGCCATGCTGTACTACTCACAGAGGGCTACAGAGGGAGGTCTTCTGATTGCGGAAGCCACAGGGGTGTCATCTGATGCTCAAGGGATGAGTTTAATTCTGCACACCCCAGGGATATGGACCAAGGAGCAAGTTGAGGCCTGGAAGCCTGTTGTGGATGCCGTGCATGCGAAGGGTGGAATATTCTTCTGCCAGATTTGGCATGTAGGAAGAGCTTCTGATATGG GTTTTGACGGGGTTGAAATCCATGGTTCGCATGGCTTCCTCCTTGAGCAATTCATGAAAGATAGCGTCAATGATCGTACTGACAAGTATGGAGGCAGCCTACAGAACCGCTGTCGCTTTGCCCTTGAGGTAGTAGAAGCCGTGGTGGCTGAGGTTGGGTCCGACCGTGTAGGGATCCGCCTCTCTCCTTATGCCAACTACCTTGGCTGCCATGACTCAGACCCAGATGCGTTGGGTGTCTACATGGCTCAGGAACTGAACAAACGTAGCATCCTGTACTGCAGTGCAGTGGAACCTGAGATGGTCACGGTGGATGGCAAGATGCAAATCCCACACAGGTTGCATGAAATGAGGAAGGCCTTCAATGGAATGTTTATGGTTGGTGGAGGGTATGACAGGGAGGAGGGGAACAGAGTTGTGGCTGATGGATACGCTGACATGGTCGTATATGGTCGCTTGTTCTTGGCGAATCCTGACCTGCCAAGGCGATTCCATCTGAATGCTCCTCTGAATAGGTACGACCGATCAACATTCTATACCAATGATCCTGTTGTTGGCTACACGGATTACCCGTTTCTTGAGGACTGTGAATTGATGATAAATGAAGAAAAGTTACAGGTTTGA
- the LOC140223341 gene encoding uncharacterized protein → MHPPLTLHRHPMCAEIIEAFQKCHVDHPVKKFFGECTDLKIKLDQCFRQEKALKRKANFEESKKFKERLQAYKREMAEENKGP, encoded by the exons ATGCATCCCCCACTAACCTTGCACAGGCATCCTATGTGTGCTGAG ATTATCGAAGCATTCCAGAAGTGCCATGTGGATCACCCCGTCAAGAAGTTCTTTGGTGAATGCACAGATCTTAAGATTAAGCTAGACCAGTGCTTCCGGCAGGAG AAAGCTTTGAAGAGGAAGGCAAACTTTGAGGAGAGCAAGAAATTTAAAGAACGGTTGCAGGCCTATAAAAGGGAAATGGCTGAGGAAAACAAGGGACCATAA
- the LOC117865235 gene encoding protein BEARSKIN2: MAAFSSSNGVPPGFRFHPTDEELLLHYLKKKVGFEKFDLEVIREVDLNKIEPWELQERCRIGSAPQNEWYFFSHKDRKYPTGSRTNRATTAGFWKATGRDKCIRTSYRKIGMRKTLVFYRGRAPHGQKTDWIMHEYRLEDADDAQGGTSEDGWVVCRVFKKKCFFKIGGGEGSTSSQGVDAGGHLAVSPPLGGHHDQARAAALASHYMHPHQYYHHHASSYYSQMQAPAPHAAYSHHVQVQDLLTNHRPADDAGAGAGYDFSGLPVEHHPGGLDVGSSDGVAADGGQLGEGGDQASGAAAAEQWQAMDGFSNGGSAAVQQMAGAMSSGAQRGGEMDLWGYGR, encoded by the exons ATGGCGGCCTTCTCGTCCAGCAACGGCGTGCCGCCGGGGTTCCGGTTCCACCCGACCGACGAGGAGCTGCTTCTCCACTACCTCAAGAAGAAGGTCGGGTTCGAGAAGTTCGACCTCGAGGTCATCAGGGAGGTCGACCTCAACAAGATCGAGCCATGGGAGCTGCAAG AGAGGTGCCGGATCGGGTCGGCGCCGCAGAACGAGTGGTACTTCTTCAGCCACAAGGACCGCAAGTACCCGACGGGGTCGAGGACGAACCGGGCCACGACGGCCGGCTTCTGGAAGGCGACGGGTCGGGACAAGTGCATCCGCACCAGCTACCGCAAGATCGGCATGCGCAAGACGCTCGTCTTCTaccgcggccgcgccccgcACGGCCAGAAGACCGACTGGATCATGCACGAGTACCGCCtcgaggacgccgacgacgccCAGGGCGGCACCAGC GAGGACGGATGGGTGGTGTGCcgggtgttcaagaagaagtgcttcttcaagatcggcggcggcgaagggagcACGAGCAGCCAGGGCGtggacgccggcggccaccTGGCCGTGTCCCCGCCGCTGGGCGGCCACCACGACCAGGCCAGGGCGGCCGCCCTGGCGTCCCACTACATGCACCCGCACCAGTACTACCACCACCACGCCTCCTCCTACTACTCCCAGAtgcaggcgccggcgccgcacgcCGCCTACTCGCACCACGTCCAGGTCCAGGACCTCCTCACCAACCACCGGCCCGcggacgacgccggcgccggcgccggctacGACTTCTCCGGCCTGCCGGTCGAGCACCACCCCGGCGGCCTGGACGTAGGCAGCAGCGACGGCGTCGCCGCGGACGGTGGCCAGCTGGGAGAAGGGGGGGACCAGGCGAgcggtgccgctgccgccgagcaGTGGCAGGCGATGGACGGGTTCAGCAACGGCGGCAGCGCCGCGGTGCAgcagatggccggagccatgaGCTCCGGCGCCCAACGAGGTGGGGAGATGGATTTATGGGGTTACGGGAGGTAA